In one Butyrivibrio proteoclasticus B316 genomic region, the following are encoded:
- a CDS encoding glycosyltransferase family 4 protein — MDKKVIVANYRYHITGGPEVYMFKFLDKCGSIGYKGIPFSVRYSVNEPTEYSKYFISSRSGDSVYYDSIKKTPSAIIKTLQGAFYNPETVRNINKLIDDENPEVLYALQVINTLSPSIFKAAKKRGLKVVHRISDFNLVCPRSDLLRGTDTCNECVCGDLKKCIEHRCYHDSKAASMIRAYSMMYHRWKKLYKYVDYFVTPTDFTRYKLIEGGFPAEKVVTIPTFIDADAITPNYENYDYLLFLGRTVKEKGLIYAVEAMKHLAEYPDLKLKITGNYEDQDPEVKEFIEANNLSDRIQFTGFVRGESLTNLISNAMCVLCPAIWYENMPNTVIEAFAYGKPVIASNFGCFPELITDGTDGYLFEPKNPQDLASKVKLLLADESYRELGKNARRKVEEVFNPEQHFEKLKKIFEL, encoded by the coding sequence ATGGACAAGAAAGTTATCGTTGCAAACTATAGATATCACATTACAGGCGGACCGGAAGTGTACATGTTCAAGTTTCTGGATAAGTGCGGAAGCATTGGATATAAGGGAATTCCATTCTCAGTGCGCTACAGCGTAAATGAGCCAACTGAGTATTCCAAATACTTCATCTCCAGCAGGAGCGGTGACAGCGTATACTACGACTCTATCAAGAAGACTCCAAGTGCTATTATCAAGACTCTTCAGGGGGCATTCTATAATCCAGAGACAGTCAGGAACATTAACAAGCTGATTGACGATGAGAATCCTGAGGTTCTATATGCACTTCAGGTTATAAACACTCTTTCACCCAGCATTTTCAAGGCAGCCAAGAAAAGAGGTCTCAAGGTAGTTCACAGAATTTCAGACTTTAACCTTGTGTGCCCTAGAAGTGATCTGCTTCGTGGCACTGATACCTGCAATGAGTGTGTTTGCGGAGATCTCAAGAAGTGCATCGAACACAGATGTTATCACGATTCCAAGGCTGCATCTATGATAAGGGCCTACTCCATGATGTATCACAGATGGAAAAAGCTTTATAAGTACGTGGATTATTTCGTAACTCCCACAGACTTCACCAGATATAAGCTGATCGAGGGAGGTTTCCCAGCTGAGAAGGTTGTGACAATTCCAACCTTTATCGATGCAGATGCTATTACACCTAATTATGAGAATTATGATTATCTCTTATTCCTCGGCAGAACAGTTAAGGAAAAAGGCCTTATCTATGCTGTTGAGGCCATGAAACATCTTGCAGAGTATCCAGACTTAAAACTTAAGATTACTGGCAACTACGAGGATCAGGATCCTGAGGTTAAAGAGTTTATTGAGGCCAACAACCTCTCAGACAGAATTCAGTTCACAGGCTTTGTGAGAGGTGAATCTCTGACAAATCTCATCTCTAACGCTATGTGTGTTCTTTGTCCTGCCATCTGGTATGAGAACATGCCAAACACAGTAATAGAGGCCTTTGCCTATGGCAAACCTGTTATAGCATCTAACTTTGGTTGTTTCCCAGAGCTGATTACAGACGGTACAGATGGATACTTATTTGAACCCAAGAATCCACAGGATTTAGCTTCAAAGGTTAAGCTTCTGTTGGCAGATGAGAGCTATAGAGAACTTGGCAAAAATGCCAGAAGAAAAGTAGAAGAAGTCTTCAATCCAGAGCAGCATTTTGAGAAACTCAAGAAAATATTCGAGCTATAA
- the rd gene encoding rubredoxin, which translates to MKYVCNTCGYIYDEAAGDPDNGIAPGTKWDDLPADFVCPLCGVGKEDFSAEA; encoded by the coding sequence ATGAAGTATGTATGTAACACATGTGGATACATTTATGACGAGGCAGCAGGTGATCCTGATAACGGGATTGCTCCAGGAACAAAATGGGATGATCTTCCAGCTGATTTCGTTTGCCCACTTTGCGGCGTAGGTAAGGAAGACTTTTCTGCTGAGGCCTGA
- a CDS encoding glycosyltransferase translates to MSEKQIDVSVYMLTYYHEKYIRQAIESVLAQKTHYNYELIISDDCSQDGTREIIKEYQEKYPDIIRVNFNEKNEGIPANIYKARTMCRGRYITNLSGDDYWINENKIEVETKFMDEHPQYVACFSRIELRMNFEDHAYDILPHDLSQLNSEYSIKDYEQCKPLGLLGMFLRNYFLTEEGREYFAQAKKISEFVDDAVDEVLLLRKGPVYIMDFVADAHRVVDADIEKMNYNSRYSRLEKFSHHISLLNGMSELWGDEIDFSNWYDTYFAPGFLSMLVSRDFKGYGEIIKTIPERYRKPFYKSVYVRSIPKIFGFVFDYLKRR, encoded by the coding sequence ATGTCAGAGAAACAGATTGATGTGAGCGTATACATGCTCACCTATTATCATGAAAAATATATCAGACAGGCCATCGAGAGCGTTCTTGCGCAGAAGACGCACTACAACTATGAGCTCATCATATCTGATGACTGTTCACAGGATGGTACAAGGGAGATTATCAAGGAGTATCAGGAGAAGTATCCTGATATTATTCGAGTTAATTTCAATGAAAAGAATGAGGGAATCCCAGCGAATATCTACAAAGCCCGTACTATGTGCAGGGGAAGATATATCACGAATCTTTCTGGCGATGACTATTGGATAAACGAGAACAAGATTGAAGTTGAGACCAAATTCATGGATGAACATCCTCAGTATGTGGCCTGCTTTAGCAGGATTGAGCTCAGGATGAACTTTGAGGATCATGCTTATGACATTCTTCCTCATGATCTTTCTCAGCTTAACAGCGAGTATTCTATTAAGGACTATGAGCAGTGTAAGCCACTTGGACTTCTGGGAATGTTCCTTAGGAACTACTTCCTGACTGAGGAAGGCAGAGAGTATTTTGCTCAGGCCAAGAAGATCAGTGAGTTTGTAGATGATGCTGTAGATGAAGTCCTTCTCCTTAGAAAAGGCCCTGTTTATATCATGGACTTCGTAGCAGATGCTCACAGGGTAGTTGATGCAGATATTGAGAAGATGAACTACAATTCCAGATATTCCCGTCTTGAGAAGTTCAGCCATCACATATCTCTTTTGAATGGAATGAGCGAGCTGTGGGGCGATGAGATAGACTTCTCTAATTGGTATGATACCTATTTTGCTCCAGGATTTCTTAGTATGCTCGTCAGCAGAGACTTCAAGGGCTATGGCGAGATTATTAAGACTATCCCTGAGAGATACAGAAAGCCTTTTTATAAGAGCGTATATGTCAGGTCAATTCCCAAGATTTTTGGATTCGTCTTTGATTATCTGAAGAGACGCTGA